The following proteins are encoded in a genomic region of Paenibacillus sp. FSL H3-0469:
- a CDS encoding flagellar brake domain-containing protein, with product MYPKINEYLFLQVASSDAAESEIQYRARIADMEDESILIEIPMQESNGRLKKLFVGDELSVYFLTEGGIKNYFNTHVLGFKEDVIRMVRLRKPEAESIFKIQRRSFFRVNAELELAVKDALGSRFLVRTEDIGGGGTSFLSDAKITLGVADKLSCWLLVSYRNGSTEHVNFEGEIVRIKPLETGRNLVMVKFSAISDTERQKIIRYCFERQFDFRNR from the coding sequence TTGTATCCCAAAATCAATGAATATCTATTCCTCCAGGTCGCATCCAGCGATGCGGCAGAGTCTGAGATCCAGTACCGGGCAAGGATTGCTGATATGGAGGACGAGAGCATCCTGATAGAAATTCCCATGCAGGAGAGCAACGGCCGGCTTAAAAAGCTGTTCGTCGGTGACGAGCTGTCGGTCTATTTTCTCACAGAGGGCGGCATCAAGAATTACTTCAATACTCATGTGCTCGGATTCAAGGAAGATGTCATCCGGATGGTCCGGCTGCGCAAGCCCGAGGCAGAATCCATCTTCAAAATTCAGCGCCGCAGCTTCTTCCGCGTCAATGCCGAGCTGGAGCTTGCCGTTAAGGATGCTCTGGGCAGCCGGTTTCTGGTGCGCACCGAGGATATCGGCGGCGGCGGAACGTCATTCTTAAGCGATGCCAAGATTACATTAGGGGTGGCAGACAAGCTGTCCTGCTGGCTGCTCGTCTCCTACCGGAACGGAAGCACTGAGCATGTTAATTTCGAAGGTGAGATTGTACGGATCAAACCGCTGGAGACCGGGCGGAATCTGGTCATGGTTAAATTCTCGGCCATTTCCGATACGGAGCGGCAAAAAATTATCCGGTACTGCTTTGAACGCCAATTCGATTTCCGCAACCGCTGA
- the ypeB gene encoding germination protein YpeB translates to MYKRLSAIMFPLTALLLLGALVWGYQENQEKNSILIKAENQYQRAFHDLSFHVERLHGELGNTLAVNTTSNGMHRKGLVNVWRITSEAQNEINQLPLTLLPFSETEEFLSKIANFSYKAAVRDFTKKPLTEGEMANLKTLYQNSSEISRDLQKVQDKVIGKKLRWMDVETALATEQKAEDNTIIDGFKTVDKRVAAYPELDYGPSVASIYDKRSVKKLGGKPVTADQIKGKAMKFAGLGGKAQVKIQENGKGTEWASYTATVTSAEHKEPVSMDFTAEGGLLISYNDNREVGPAKVSMKQAVEKAGKFLEKKGYHGMTAVSADRYDNLGNLTFVSSQDGVLIYPEKMTVRVGLDTGEAVGFQASDYVNEHKEKRVLPKPKLSLAEARAMLNPEFKELYNRLAWIENEDAVELLTYEFGGKINGSQFRIYLNAADGNEEAVEQIRTSSGAQDR, encoded by the coding sequence GTACAAAAGATTAAGTGCCATAATGTTCCCGCTTACCGCACTCTTGCTGCTTGGAGCGCTCGTCTGGGGGTATCAGGAGAATCAGGAGAAGAATTCGATTCTGATCAAGGCGGAGAATCAGTATCAGCGCGCGTTCCATGATCTCTCCTTCCATGTGGAGCGGCTTCATGGTGAGCTGGGCAATACGCTTGCGGTGAATACTACCTCTAACGGAATGCACCGCAAGGGACTGGTCAATGTATGGCGGATCACCAGCGAGGCGCAGAACGAGATTAACCAGCTGCCGCTGACGCTGCTGCCGTTCAGTGAGACAGAGGAGTTTCTCTCCAAAATCGCTAACTTCTCCTACAAGGCTGCGGTGCGTGACTTCACCAAGAAGCCGCTGACTGAGGGGGAGATGGCGAATCTGAAGACGCTCTACCAGAATTCGTCTGAAATCTCCAGGGACCTGCAGAAGGTTCAGGACAAGGTCATCGGCAAAAAGCTGCGCTGGATGGATGTAGAGACTGCACTGGCTACAGAGCAGAAGGCTGAAGACAATACGATTATCGACGGGTTCAAAACCGTGGATAAACGCGTAGCGGCATACCCGGAGCTGGACTACGGCCCTTCAGTTGCAAGCATCTATGATAAGCGGTCGGTGAAAAAGCTGGGCGGCAAGCCGGTTACCGCTGACCAAATCAAGGGCAAGGCGATGAAGTTCGCCGGGCTCGGCGGGAAGGCACAGGTGAAGATTCAGGAGAACGGGAAGGGAACCGAGTGGGCCTCTTATACAGCTACTGTGACTTCCGCAGAGCATAAAGAGCCGGTTTCGATGGACTTCACAGCGGAAGGCGGACTGCTGATCTCTTACAATGACAACCGCGAGGTTGGACCGGCCAAAGTATCCATGAAGCAAGCTGTGGAGAAGGCGGGCAAGTTCCTGGAGAAGAAGGGATATCACGGCATGACCGCAGTCAGTGCGGACCGGTATGACAATCTGGGCAATCTGACCTTCGTCAGCAGCCAGGACGGCGTGCTGATCTATCCTGAGAAAATGACGGTTCGTGTCGGGTTGGATACAGGGGAAGCGGTAGGGTTTCAGGCAAGCGACTATGTGAATGAGCATAAGGAGAAGCGCGTGCTGCCTAAGCCGAAGCTGTCCCTGGCTGAAGCCAGAGCGATGCTTAACCCGGAGTTCAAGGAGCTGTATAACCGGCTGGCCTGGATCGAGAATGAGGATGCGGTGGAGCTGTTGACCTATGAATTTGGCGGCAAAATAAACGGCTCACAGTTCAGAATTTATCTGAATGCCGCTGACGGCAATGAGGAAGCGGTGGAACAGATCCGCACCTCCTCGGGGGCACAGGACAGATAG